A genomic segment from Sulfitobacter mediterraneus encodes:
- the edd gene encoding phosphogluconate dehydratase — MTLHPTVKSVTDRIIERSAPTRADYLERMRIAQGKGPARAHLSCSGQAHAYAASGEDKDALAQTSAGNLGIVTTYNDMLSAHQPFETYPEQIKAAVRSIGGTAQVAGGVPAMCDGVTQGEAGMELSLFSRDVIALAASVALSHNTFDAAVFLGVCDKIVPGLVIAAQAFGHLPAVFLPAGPMQSGLANDEKAKVRQRFAAGEVGRDALMAAEMAAYHGPGTCTFYGTANTNQMLMEFMGLHLPGASFVTPNTPLREALTVHGAKQALLLSALGENYTPVCDILDERAFVNGIVGLNATGGSTNLLIHLVAMAKAGGIILDWQDFSELSDITPLMARVYPNGLADVNHFHAAGGLGYMVGELLRAGLLHPDTKTVAGTGLAHYTRDPKLLDGELSWQDGPETSLNPGILRPVAEAFAPTGGLRRLTGNLGTAVMKVSAVAPEHQIVEAPVRVFADQDSVKAAFKAGELTGDVIVVVRFQGPKANGMPELHSLTPLLSILQGRGQKVALVTDGRMSGASGKVPAAIHVCPEALDGGPIAKLQDGDVLRVDAVAGTLQILTEGVAERPAAAADLSGNQAGTGRELFAMFRNTVGGADSGATIFGG; from the coding sequence ATGACACTGCATCCAACCGTTAAATCCGTTACGGATCGCATTATTGAGCGCAGCGCGCCAACCCGTGCCGACTATCTGGAGCGGATGCGCATCGCGCAGGGCAAAGGTCCGGCCCGCGCCCATCTGTCTTGCAGCGGTCAGGCCCATGCCTATGCGGCGTCGGGCGAGGACAAAGATGCCCTGGCGCAGACCAGCGCGGGCAATCTGGGCATCGTCACCACCTACAACGACATGCTCTCGGCGCATCAACCCTTTGAAACCTATCCCGAACAGATCAAAGCGGCGGTGCGGTCCATCGGCGGCACCGCGCAGGTGGCGGGCGGTGTGCCCGCGATGTGCGATGGCGTAACCCAGGGCGAAGCGGGGATGGAGCTGAGCCTGTTTTCGCGCGATGTGATTGCCCTCGCGGCCTCTGTCGCGCTCAGCCACAACACCTTTGACGCCGCTGTATTTCTTGGCGTCTGTGACAAGATCGTGCCGGGCCTTGTGATTGCGGCGCAGGCCTTTGGCCATTTGCCAGCCGTGTTCCTGCCCGCAGGTCCGATGCAAAGCGGTCTGGCCAATGACGAGAAAGCCAAGGTGCGACAGAGGTTTGCCGCGGGCGAAGTGGGCCGCGATGCCCTGATGGCCGCCGAGATGGCCGCTTACCACGGCCCCGGCACCTGTACCTTTTACGGCACTGCCAACACCAACCAGATGTTGATGGAATTCATGGGGCTGCACCTGCCCGGCGCCAGCTTTGTCACGCCAAACACCCCGCTGCGCGAGGCGCTGACCGTGCATGGGGCGAAACAGGCGCTGTTGCTGTCGGCCTTGGGGGAAAATTACACCCCGGTCTGCGATATTCTGGATGAACGCGCCTTTGTGAACGGGATTGTCGGGCTGAACGCCACGGGCGGCTCCACCAACTTGTTGATCCACCTTGTTGCCATGGCCAAGGCGGGCGGGATCATATTGGATTGGCAGGATTTTTCGGAGCTCAGCGACATCACACCTCTGATGGCGCGGGTCTATCCCAACGGTCTGGCGGATGTGAACCATTTCCATGCGGCGGGCGGTCTGGGCTATATGGTTGGCGAGTTGCTGAGGGCGGGCCTGCTGCATCCGGACACAAAGACCGTCGCAGGGACCGGACTGGCCCACTACACCCGCGATCCCAAGCTGCTGGATGGTGAATTGTCATGGCAGGACGGGCCGGAAACATCGCTCAACCCCGGTATTCTGCGCCCAGTGGCCGAAGCCTTTGCCCCGACGGGCGGTTTGCGGCGTTTGACCGGCAACCTTGGCACTGCTGTGATGAAGGTTTCTGCCGTCGCGCCAGAGCATCAGATCGTCGAAGCGCCCGTGCGGGTCTTTGCCGATCAGGACAGCGTCAAAGCTGCGTTCAAAGCAGGCGAATTGACAGGCGATGTAATTGTCGTGGTGCGGTTTCAGGGGCCGAAAGCCAACGGCATGCCTGAATTGCACAGCCTCACGCCGCTGTTGTCGATCTTGCAGGGGCGCGGGCAAAAGGTCGCGCTGGTCACCGATGGGCGCATGTCGGGGGCATCGGGCAAAGTGCCCGCCGCGATCCATGTCTGCCCCGAAGCCTTGGACGGCGGGCCGATCGCCAAATTACAGGATGGCGATGTGCTGCGCGTGGATGCGGTGGCAGGCACATTGCAGATCCTCACGGAGGGGGTGGCGGAGCGCCCTGCCGCCGCCGCCGATCTGTCGGGAAATCAGGCCGGAACGGGCCGTGAACTTTTTGCCATGTTCCGCAACACCGTGGGCGGTGCGGACAGTGGCGCAACAATTTTTGGAGGTTGA
- a CDS encoding ABC transporter permease has protein sequence MALTEDNNGGRPSRAPLASSFMPFFKASLLTLGSIAVTMLGLLFITFIIGRVMPIDPVLAIVGERASQSTYDAVYQQLGLDKPLLVQFAYYLWDVLHLDFGTSLLNARPVSEDIARVFPATLELATLGIFFGVILGVPLGVLAAVRKGSWIDQIARVVALVGYSMPIFWLGLMGLLVFYGILGWVGGPGRVGIFYVDVVPSVTGLILVDAALDGNWDVFKDAFSHIILPASLLGYYSLAYVSRMTRSFMLEQLSAEYVTTARVKGMSEWDVIWKHAFKNIRVQLITVIALSYANLLEGSVLTEIIFSWPGIGSYITTALLSADMNAVLGGTVVVGLIFILLNIFSDLLYKVFDPRAK, from the coding sequence ATGGCCCTCACTGAGGACAATAACGGGGGGCGCCCATCGCGGGCGCCTCTTGCCAGCAGTTTCATGCCGTTTTTCAAGGCAAGTCTGCTGACGCTGGGCTCCATCGCGGTGACGATGCTGGGTCTGTTGTTCATCACCTTTATCATCGGCCGCGTCATGCCGATTGATCCTGTGCTGGCGATTGTGGGCGAAAGGGCCTCACAATCCACCTATGACGCCGTTTACCAACAGCTTGGGCTGGACAAGCCGCTGCTGGTGCAATTTGCATATTATCTCTGGGATGTGCTGCATCTGGATTTTGGCACGTCGTTGCTCAATGCCAGACCCGTCTCGGAAGACATCGCGCGGGTGTTCCCCGCAACCTTGGAACTGGCCACGCTGGGCATTTTCTTTGGCGTCATCCTGGGCGTGCCGCTTGGCGTTCTGGCCGCGGTGCGCAAAGGATCATGGATTGACCAGATCGCCCGCGTGGTCGCTTTGGTTGGTTATTCGATGCCGATCTTCTGGCTGGGCCTGATGGGGCTTTTGGTCTTTTACGGGATTCTGGGCTGGGTCGGCGGGCCGGGCCGCGTCGGGATCTTTTATGTGGATGTGGTGCCAAGCGTGACGGGGCTGATCCTTGTGGATGCAGCGCTGGATGGCAATTGGGACGTGTTCAAGGATGCCTTTTCCCACATCATCCTGCCGGCCTCACTGCTGGGCTATTACTCTCTGGCCTACGTCAGCCGGATGACACGGTCTTTCATGCTTGAACAACTCAGCGCCGAATATGTGACCACGGCGCGCGTCAAAGGTATGTCCGAGTGGGATGTGATCTGGAAACACGCGTTCAAAAATATCCGCGTGCAGCTGATCACCGTCATCGCGCTGAGCTATGCCAACCTGCTCGAAGGGTCGGTTCTGACCGAGATCATCTTCTCATGGCCAGGTATCGGCAGCTATATCACCACCGCCCTTCTGAGCGCTGATATGAACGCGGTTCTGGGCGGTACTGTGGTGGTCGGGCTGATCTTCATCCTGCTGAATATTTTCTCTGACCTGCTTTACAAGGTCTTTGATCCGAGGGCGAAATAG
- the eda gene encoding bifunctional 4-hydroxy-2-oxoglutarate aldolase/2-dehydro-3-deoxy-phosphogluconate aldolase — protein sequence MTLSAKAASRQTRAICALAPIVPVLVIDDPATARPLAEALIAGGLPALEVTLRTPAALEAIAIMAQVPGGHVGAGTLITPEDVRAAKAAGATFGVSPGATEALLAACAEEDMPLLPGAATASEAMALLARGYDMLKFFPAEASGGAPALKAIGAPLPQVSFCPTGGVSPANAESYLSLSNVICAGGSWVAPKDLVAAQDWDGITELARAASQLGR from the coding sequence ATGACCCTAAGCGCAAAAGCCGCAAGCCGCCAAACCCGAGCGATCTGCGCATTGGCCCCGATTGTGCCAGTTTTGGTGATCGACGATCCGGCCACCGCGCGCCCCTTGGCAGAGGCGCTGATCGCGGGCGGTTTGCCCGCCCTTGAGGTGACTTTGCGCACCCCCGCAGCGCTTGAGGCCATTGCGATCATGGCGCAGGTGCCGGGCGGACATGTCGGGGCAGGGACATTGATCACCCCCGAAGATGTTCGCGCCGCCAAGGCGGCTGGCGCGACCTTTGGCGTATCTCCGGGCGCGACGGAGGCATTGTTGGCGGCCTGCGCAGAAGAGGACATGCCGCTGCTGCCCGGCGCGGCGACAGCAAGCGAAGCGATGGCGCTACTGGCGCGGGGCTATGACATGCTCAAGTTCTTTCCCGCCGAAGCGTCTGGCGGCGCACCCGCGCTCAAGGCCATTGGCGCCCCTCTGCCACAGGTCAGCTTTTGCCCCACCGGCGGCGTCAGCCCTGCCAATGCGGAAAGTTACCTGTCACTGTCCAATGTGATCTGCGCAGGCGGCAGTTGGGTCGCCCCCAAGGATCTGGTCGCTGCGCAGGATTGGGATGGCATCACCGAGTTGGCCCGCGCCGCATCGCAACTGGGGCGCTAA
- the zwf gene encoding glucose-6-phosphate dehydrogenase, producing the protein MVSRVIPVDPFDLVIFGVTGDLARRKILPGLFHRFLVGQMPQEAQIIGAARSKMTKEQFRTSVRETLLEFAKEAPDNAETLDQFLERLSYVAVDATGAGGWPELAQMLRPGLVRAFYLSVSPNLFGTIAAKLNEHDIATAESRIVVEKPFGHDLASAQALNADLRRSFAEHQIYRIDHYLGKETVQNLMALRFANSLWEPLWNATHVDHVQITVAESLGVEGRGEYYDKSGAMRDMVQNHLMQLLCLTAMEPPSRFVPNSVRDEKVKVIEALEPVAQADIVRGQYRGRDGEGSYRDHAGDDASTTESFVAMKVNIGNWRWAGTPFYLRTGKKLRARTSEIVVVFRDPPHMIFPKFDNQRGNALIIRLQPDEGITLRTTIKEPGPGGMRLAEVTLDMTFAEALGEHAAPQDAYERLIMDVIRGDQTLFMRGDEVEAAWGWADPILDEWSRSRTTPEPYDPGSSGPEDALMLLHRDGRRWREIG; encoded by the coding sequence ATGGTATCGCGCGTCATCCCTGTAGACCCTTTTGATCTGGTTATTTTTGGCGTCACCGGCGATCTGGCCCGCCGCAAAATTCTGCCCGGTTTGTTTCACCGCTTTCTGGTTGGCCAAATGCCGCAGGAGGCCCAGATCATTGGCGCTGCGCGATCAAAAATGACGAAAGAACAATTCCGCACTTCGGTGCGGGAAACCTTGCTCGAATTTGCCAAGGAGGCACCCGATAACGCAGAGACGCTGGATCAATTCCTTGAACGGCTCAGCTATGTCGCGGTCGATGCAACAGGGGCAGGGGGCTGGCCCGAACTGGCCCAGATGCTGCGCCCCGGATTGGTGCGGGCGTTTTACCTGTCGGTGTCACCGAACCTGTTTGGCACCATCGCGGCCAAGCTCAACGAGCATGACATCGCCACGGCCGAAAGCCGGATCGTGGTCGAAAAGCCCTTTGGTCATGATCTGGCCTCTGCACAGGCGCTGAACGCTGATCTGCGCCGCAGCTTTGCCGAGCATCAGATCTACCGGATTGATCATTATCTAGGCAAAGAAACCGTGCAAAACCTGATGGCGCTTCGCTTTGCCAATTCCCTGTGGGAGCCGCTCTGGAACGCGACCCATGTGGATCACGTGCAAATCACCGTGGCCGAAAGCCTGGGCGTCGAGGGGCGCGGCGAATATTACGACAAGTCCGGCGCGATGCGGGACATGGTGCAAAACCATCTGATGCAGCTTTTGTGCCTGACCGCGATGGAGCCGCCTTCGCGCTTTGTGCCCAATTCGGTCCGCGATGAAAAGGTCAAGGTGATCGAAGCGCTGGAGCCTGTGGCGCAGGCCGACATCGTGCGTGGCCAATATCGCGGTCGTGACGGCGAGGGCAGCTATCGCGATCATGCAGGTGATGACGCCAGCACCACCGAAAGCTTTGTCGCGATGAAGGTCAACATCGGCAACTGGCGCTGGGCGGGCACGCCGTTTTACCTGCGCACGGGCAAGAAACTGCGGGCGCGCACCTCCGAGATCGTCGTCGTATTCCGGGACCCGCCCCATATGATCTTCCCCAAGTTTGACAATCAGCGCGGCAATGCCCTGATCATCCGTTTGCAACCGGATGAAGGCATTACTCTGCGCACCACCATCAAAGAACCGGGGCCGGGCGGCATGCGGCTGGCCGAGGTCACACTTGATATGACCTTTGCCGAGGCTCTGGGCGAACATGCAGCACCGCAGGACGCTTACGAGCGGCTGATCATGGATGTGATCCGGGGCGATCAGACTTTGTTCATGCGCGGCGACGAGGTTGAGGCGGCTTGGGGCTGGGCCGACCCGATCCTGGATGAATGGAGCCGCAGCCGCACCACGCCCGAACCCTATGATCCCGGCAGTTCCGGCCCGGAAGACGCGCTGATGCTGCTGCACCGCGATGGCCGCCGCTGGCGCGAAATTGGCTGA
- a CDS encoding ABC transporter substrate-binding protein: MNVINRLLTSAAIGIAVSMSSFAAHAETPANMLVIAHRIDDVTTVDPAESFEFAGSDISRNVYNRLVNLDPLDLGAGYKPDLAESWEVSEDGKTITFTMREGVKFHSGNPVRAEDAAFSLQRAVILNKTPAFILTQFGFTPENATETIRADGNKLMITTDKRYATSFVLNCLTATIGGIVDKEVVMANEVDGDMGNTWLKTNSAGSGPYKLDGWKPNESVTMSANADYYAGAPAMERVIVRHVLESASQRLLLERGDIDIARNLNPEDIAGATSADGVKVVDELKGRLMYLALNQKHPVLSKPEVRQAFKYLIDYEGMRDSFLKGQYTIHQNFLPATYLGASDENPFSYNIEKAKELLAAAGVENLEVEIGVREAQERIEIGQSFQNAAAQAGIKVNITVGTAKQILARYRARELDVYLGAWGPDYPDPQTNAGTFAYNPDNSDAANATGLLAWRTGWDTGGLTDKVAAAVTENDRDKRVQMYLDIQKEFRETSPFVVMFQQIEQSALRDNVTNWSTGQAVTSAAYWQVTK; the protein is encoded by the coding sequence ATGAATGTTATTAACCGATTACTGACAAGCGCCGCGATTGGTATCGCGGTCAGCATGTCGTCCTTTGCGGCCCATGCTGAAACGCCAGCCAATATGCTGGTCATTGCCCACCGGATTGACGATGTGACAACCGTGGACCCGGCCGAAAGCTTTGAATTTGCAGGCTCCGACATCAGCCGGAATGTCTACAACCGCCTGGTCAACCTTGATCCTCTGGATCTGGGTGCAGGCTACAAACCGGATCTCGCCGAAAGCTGGGAAGTTTCCGAAGACGGCAAGACCATCACCTTCACCATGCGTGAGGGTGTCAAGTTTCACTCCGGCAATCCGGTGCGGGCCGAGGACGCGGCGTTTTCACTGCAACGCGCTGTGATCCTGAACAAGACACCTGCGTTCATTCTGACGCAGTTCGGCTTTACGCCTGAAAATGCGACGGAAACCATCCGCGCAGACGGCAACAAGCTCATGATCACGACGGACAAGCGCTATGCGACGTCCTTTGTGTTGAACTGTCTGACCGCGACCATCGGCGGCATCGTCGACAAAGAAGTTGTCATGGCCAACGAAGTTGACGGCGACATGGGCAACACGTGGCTCAAGACAAACTCTGCCGGTTCCGGCCCGTACAAACTGGACGGTTGGAAGCCCAACGAAAGCGTCACAATGTCCGCCAATGCCGATTACTATGCCGGTGCGCCTGCCATGGAGCGCGTGATCGTGCGCCACGTTCTGGAAAGCGCCTCACAGCGTTTGCTGCTGGAACGCGGTGACATCGACATTGCGCGCAACCTGAACCCCGAAGACATCGCCGGTGCAACAAGCGCGGATGGCGTCAAAGTGGTGGATGAACTGAAGGGCCGTTTGATGTATCTGGCGCTGAACCAGAAACACCCTGTTCTGTCCAAGCCAGAGGTGCGTCAAGCGTTTAAATATCTGATCGACTATGAAGGTATGCGCGACAGCTTCCTCAAGGGTCAGTATACGATCCACCAGAACTTCCTGCCTGCCACCTATCTGGGTGCGTCGGATGAGAACCCGTTCTCTTACAACATCGAAAAGGCCAAAGAACTGTTGGCCGCTGCCGGTGTTGAGAACCTCGAAGTCGAGATTGGTGTGCGCGAAGCGCAGGAACGTATCGAGATCGGCCAGTCCTTCCAGAACGCGGCCGCGCAGGCGGGGATCAAGGTCAACATCACGGTTGGCACAGCCAAACAGATCCTCGCCCGTTACCGCGCGCGGGAACTGGATGTCTACCTTGGGGCATGGGGTCCGGATTATCCTGATCCACAGACCAATGCGGGCACCTTTGCCTACAACCCGGACAACTCTGACGCCGCCAATGCGACCGGCCTTCTGGCATGGCGCACCGGTTGGGACACAGGCGGTCTGACCGACAAGGTTGCCGCAGCCGTGACCGAAAATGACCGGGACAAGCGGGTTCAGATGTATCTGGATATCCAAAAAGAGTTCCGCGAAACCTCGCCGTTTGTGGTGATGTTCCAGCAGATCGAACAATCTGCCCTGCGTGACAATGTGACCAACTGGTCCACAGGTCAGGCTGTGACATCCGCCGCTTACTGGCAGGTGACAAAGTAA
- a CDS encoding dipeptidase, whose protein sequence is MTEFTHPVIFDGHNDVLLKLHRAGGLAASETFVTGRQGAIDTPSAQTGGFGGGFFAVYVPSPSNLEFKYAEMSKPTYDLPLPEPIDWEDAFPVVMAQAAVLFDLEKRGALKVCRTVAELRATLGSGKLAAIFHIEGAEAIDAELHTLEILYQAGLRSIGPVWSRPTIFGHGVPFRYPSTADIGPGLTDHGLRLVQRCDELGIMIDLSHLNEAGFWDVARHSGKPLVATHSNAHAICPHSRNLTDKQLAAIRESDGMVGLNFAVAFLREDGRMLDDVPLEQMLRHLDHLIEHLGEDRVGMGSDYDGAVVPEALTSCATLPQLRQAMAKHGYNDALMTKLCHGNWMRVLEKTWGQ, encoded by the coding sequence GTGACCGAATTTACCCATCCCGTCATCTTTGACGGGCACAATGATGTTCTATTGAAATTGCACCGCGCTGGCGGGCTGGCCGCGTCCGAGACTTTCGTCACCGGGCGGCAGGGCGCGATTGATACACCCTCAGCGCAGACCGGTGGATTTGGCGGCGGCTTCTTTGCGGTTTACGTACCCTCGCCCAGCAATCTTGAATTCAAATACGCGGAAATGTCCAAGCCGACCTATGATCTACCACTGCCCGAGCCCATTGATTGGGAAGATGCCTTTCCCGTGGTGATGGCGCAGGCGGCGGTGTTGTTTGATCTGGAGAAACGCGGTGCGCTGAAGGTCTGTCGCACGGTGGCAGAATTGCGGGCGACGCTGGGCAGCGGCAAGCTGGCCGCGATTTTTCACATCGAAGGGGCGGAGGCGATTGACGCCGAACTCCACACACTTGAGATCCTCTATCAGGCGGGGCTGCGGTCCATCGGCCCGGTGTGGAGCAGACCCACGATCTTTGGGCATGGGGTTCCGTTCCGTTATCCCAGCACCGCAGACATCGGACCGGGACTGACCGATCATGGCCTGCGACTGGTGCAGCGCTGTGATGAGCTGGGTATAATGATCGATCTGTCGCATTTGAACGAGGCCGGTTTCTGGGATGTCGCGCGGCATTCGGGTAAACCGCTTGTGGCCACACATTCAAACGCCCATGCCATCTGCCCGCACAGCCGCAACCTGACCGACAAACAACTTGCCGCCATTCGCGAAAGTGATGGTATGGTGGGTTTGAATTTTGCAGTGGCCTTCCTGCGCGAGGATGGCCGGATGCTGGATGATGTTCCACTCGAACAGATGCTGCGCCACCTTGACCACTTGATAGAACACTTGGGTGAAGACCGGGTCGGCATGGGATCAGATTATGACGGGGCCGTTGTTCCCGAGGCGCTTACGTCTTGTGCAACTCTGCCCCAATTGAGACAGGCCATGGCTAAACACGGTTACAACGATGCGTTGATGACCAAACTTTGCCATGGAAACTGGATGCGTGTGCTTGAAAAAACCTGGGGTCAATAA
- the nikC gene encoding nickel transporter permease: MADTQTLREWLLTETPTSRRHAKMSALYQGWLSFRSNTMAMVGLGILVALVFIAAAAPLIAPHDPYVQDLGNRLAPLGSEGHIFGTDSLGRDILSRLIYGARITLYIVALVALIAPIAGLLVGTVSGYVGGWTDTVLMRITDIFLAFPRLVLALAFVAALGAGIENAVLAISLTAWPPYARIARAETLTIRSSDYISAIKLQGAGALRIITKHIWPLCISSLIVRVTLDMAGIILAAAGLGFLGLGAQPPSPEWGAMISEGRRFILDHWWVATMPGLAIFTVSLAFNLLGDGLRDVLDPKAGE; this comes from the coding sequence ATGGCTGACACACAAACGTTGCGCGAATGGCTGTTGACAGAAACGCCCACCTCGCGCCGCCATGCCAAGATGTCTGCGCTGTACCAAGGGTGGCTTTCCTTCCGGTCCAACACGATGGCAATGGTCGGCCTGGGCATTCTGGTGGCGCTGGTGTTTATTGCCGCCGCAGCCCCGCTGATCGCACCGCATGATCCCTATGTGCAGGATCTGGGCAACCGGTTGGCCCCGTTGGGGTCGGAAGGGCATATCTTTGGCACCGACAGTCTGGGGCGGGATATCCTGTCACGGCTGATCTACGGGGCGCGGATTACCCTCTATATCGTGGCGCTGGTGGCCCTGATTGCGCCCATCGCCGGGCTGCTCGTCGGCACGGTGTCGGGCTATGTGGGCGGCTGGACCGATACTGTTCTGATGCGGATCACCGATATCTTTCTCGCCTTTCCGCGCCTTGTTCTGGCGCTGGCATTTGTCGCGGCCCTGGGGGCGGGCATTGAAAATGCGGTGCTGGCAATCTCGCTCACTGCTTGGCCGCCCTATGCGCGGATTGCGCGGGCCGAAACGCTGACCATCCGGTCGTCCGATTACATCAGTGCGATCAAATTGCAGGGCGCGGGCGCGTTACGGATCATCACCAAGCACATCTGGCCGCTGTGCATTTCCTCGCTGATCGTGCGGGTGACACTGGATATGGCGGGCATCATTCTGGCCGCAGCCGGCCTTGGCTTTCTTGGCCTTGGCGCACAGCCGCCCAGCCCGGAATGGGGCGCGATGATTTCCGAAGGACGGCGGTTTATCCTTGATCACTGGTGGGTGGCCACAATGCCCGGACTGGCGATCTTTACCGTGTCTTTGGCGTTCAATCTGCTTGGCGACGGGCTGCGCGATGTGCTTGATCCTAAGGCGGGCGAATGA
- a CDS encoding LysR substrate-binding domain-containing protein, translating to MVVKAWHSLSEYQALRALMESGTTSKAAIRLGLSQSAISRSISSLEARTGKMLFERDGGRLRPTGEAAQLNRRLDPLFEALDRIDGPPQVAQETLRIIAPPTYAHRFLVEHIASFLKTNPHFFVSLEVAPSEDVIRGILENRFDLGLTGVELSRDGVKLTPYRRSGAVCAMPADHPLAAQDVIRPRDLHDQALVALSHRHARRAQLEKVLHHVASKPRIVAEASTSFAAVDLAKAGLGVTVVNPFPIVQYRSDDLVFRLFESQIEYRSYFVSPDHRPAPSVARAFMRHLRLHTAKDRFSEKA from the coding sequence ATGGTTGTCAAAGCATGGCATAGTCTGTCCGAGTACCAGGCGCTCCGGGCGCTGATGGAAAGCGGCACCACCTCCAAGGCGGCGATCCGTCTGGGGTTGTCGCAATCTGCCATCAGCCGCTCGATCTCCAGCCTTGAGGCGCGCACAGGCAAGATGTTGTTTGAGCGTGACGGCGGACGGCTGCGGCCAACCGGTGAGGCTGCACAACTGAACCGCCGCCTTGATCCGTTGTTCGAGGCCTTGGACAGGATCGACGGGCCGCCGCAGGTCGCACAGGAAACCCTGCGGATTATCGCACCACCAACCTATGCCCACAGGTTCTTGGTGGAACACATCGCCAGCTTTCTCAAAACCAATCCGCATTTCTTTGTCAGCCTTGAGGTCGCCCCTTCTGAGGATGTGATCCGCGGCATTCTGGAAAACCGGTTTGATCTGGGTCTGACGGGGGTGGAACTGTCCCGTGATGGCGTCAAACTGACACCCTACCGCCGCTCCGGTGCGGTCTGCGCGATGCCTGCCGATCATCCGCTGGCCGCGCAGGATGTGATCCGGCCAAGGGATCTGCATGATCAAGCCTTGGTGGCGCTGTCCCATCGTCATGCCAGACGAGCGCAGCTTGAAAAGGTGCTGCACCATGTTGCCAGCAAACCCCGCATCGTCGCCGAGGCGTCGACCTCTTTTGCCGCAGTGGATCTTGCCAAGGCGGGACTGGGCGTAACGGTCGTAAACCCGTTCCCAATTGTGCAATACAGGTCCGACGATCTGGTGTTCCGCCTGTTCGAAAGCCAGATCGAGTACCGAAGTTATTTTGTCTCGCCCGATCACCGGCCTGCGCCCAGTGTGGCCCGTGCATTTATGCGCCATCTTCGGTTGCACACCGCCAAGGATAGGTTTTCAGAAAAGGCCTGA